The following are from one region of the Spodoptera frugiperda isolate SF20-4 chromosome 20, AGI-APGP_CSIRO_Sfru_2.0, whole genome shotgun sequence genome:
- the LOC118262105 gene encoding protocadherin-like wing polarity protein stan isoform X2, with the protein MAANMMPAWVFAVVAVLTLATTRAYLILVPDTAPPGHVVIDAAVYKLGSERNYNIDVHRTANFVHHILRVNRTSGLVTLRKRLRCDGVLYPNLFTFYVDSTSERIRDIDYYSLPIRILVTGEDCSRRHAELYDIDFDRVYDQNDAALQYEDQPIRDKREAVYQESIDWRLLEGEELVSSQYNVLSTAYPWSNIMFEDFVARNKSRRKRSQNVIPFDMAIDVKIAEAKQWISETYASFAIPTTDRWQGICLKQSQFVNSLTAFLPRTVQKMCKVQFLDVSDPRFMIEASQGDLVASGDICIQEPMWKVSILFTFNCEKINIVDSDHRLKIVYHHQELNDTDIARRVKRELRNQSPYFEQALYVASVAEEQPPGVTVTTVRARDPENSPVTYSMSSLLDSRSAGMFAVDSRTGVVTTQARLDRERLDVHYFRVVAQDDTFPPRSGTTTLQINVLDCNDHSPVFEMQQYESSVREGASPGTTVLTLKATDQDIGKNAEVEYSIESVTAETLSTEDTNESIDNSEQIEAQDVFRIDGRSGALLTRSPLDREKVARYTVIVKATDQASPVSDRLSSTATVHVNILDDNDNYPQFSEKTYTVTVDEDISANDNPVIARIKATDADVGANAAIRYAIIGGNTQMQFSIDSLSGDVSLVKPLDYEQVRSYRLVIRAQDGGSPSRSNTTQLLVNVKDVNDNAPRFYTSLFQESVSENVPVGYSIVRVQAYDADEGMNAEITYTLMDKEYNNNNDLPISIDPRSGWVYTSSQLDREVQAKYQLMVTATDGGSPSRSATASVVVVVQDVNDNDPVFSPPQYEVELAEDEPPGTPVVTLTATDADEDNRLHYEITGGNTRGRFSITSQNGRGLITVAQPLDFKQERRYVLTVTATDSGGRSDTAMVHINITDANNYAPVFENAPYTASVFEDAPVGTTVLVVSATDSDVGVNAQITYSLSSEISNEAVTHHDQEFVINPQTGAITTNKLLDRETMSGYLLTVTARDGGVPSLSDTTDVEISVVDVNDNAPVFKQQLYTATIMEDALVGTSVTQVSATDADVGLNGRVHYELEPKDREEGSFVVDPASGVIRTNKALDRESVATYDLKALAIDGGTPPLSSTVIVHIKVEDINDSPPVFESDCLTFYIPENSPIGTTVGEIYAHDPDEGPNAVVHYSIKGGDDSNSFSLETRQGSDKAELVTMVDLDYESPRKKYELIIRAASPPLWNDVRVEILVTDVNDNAPMMKDFQIIFNNYKDCFPVGPFGRVPAYDADVTDKLQYRILSGNNANLVLLNETSGEMTLSPQLNTNVPKLATMEISVTDGVNEVKAMMQLQVRLITEQMLFNSITVRLNDMTAEQFLSPLLGFFIDGLAAIIPCPKENIYIFSVQDDTDVTGNILNVSFSARRPDAEVGVAGDTSPYYSPTHLRERVYLHRATLARLATVQVLPFDDNICVHEPCLNYEECLTVLKFGNATGFINSDSVLFRPIYPVTTFSCQCPHGFTGSREHYMCDTEVDLCYSSPCINNGTCVRREGGYTCVCAAGYTGVNCETVLTSATCSSQSAVCRSGSQCVSVREGGFVCQGCAIDADHTTPLCELRARSFPASSFLTFPGLKRRNRLHLKLKFATQSPNGLLLYNGRYNERHDFLALETISTGAGVGGGAGLRFTFGLGGGKVDVTVAGNVADGNWHTVEIDYYNRTATLILDDCDKALSLAGAADFGIKYACANFTRKVLPPRCEIPTETCHRFLDLTGPLQLGGLPNIPSSFQVKNKDFQGCISDLYIDHKFVDLNSFVADNGTLAGCPEKRSQCSSAPCYNGAECKDLWDTYLCECTEGYTGKDCADSTLPPWRFSGDGMLSFNPLLRPIQLPWLNALSLRTRQQDAFLMSIQVGQNSTILITLKSGNLHYSYNGESMFLPTTTLSDGLWHRIEIKWLGTDISVTVDYGLRTVLLPMLANKIQGQYIGKILIGGPDSTAGLLASEVGYFEGCIQDVRVGTAQSLLNRPTVRENVRDGCQSRADCMLSICPPYSTCVSSWDSTECVCAAGRVGPQCVAACDLRPCGDHASCSQDDTAKGYSCTCEDGYMMTSSGCVEAGVEECPGGWWGGVAGVCGPCACAGRGYHPHCHATTGECHCKENHYKPEGSEDCLPCQCYAAGSVNSSCEVLTGQCYCRAGVIGRACDSCANLYAEVAPNTGCEVVYDGCPRSFSHGVWWPRTKFGIEAVTDCPTGTSGKATRMCDETQVVPWQEPDMFNCTTSTFYQLRKQLSKIESGELSVNTFVGVRLAADLTSACEQTPQLYGADVLVAEGILLELLQYEMKQAGLNLTHSQDKDYVRNVIKSANTILNEQYTRQWSRVRELTGHGMELLLQRFDNYIAVLAESQHDTYTSPFEIVTSDLVIGVDIVTAESIYGFEPTQLNRYNIDTYTTERVVLPDTSSFIHSPIQTPIYHANGKIHKHRKPSSPTVSFPKYNNYVKSKNKFDKYTRVLLPLDLLGITNSNIQENLETNYESRAVFSYLQYSRNTSQMMPLRMDESVSQRWGVNITVGSPIIQLALFVPEYVWTKEASEEDNSLENNLEDIEGIVYANKGNHHQMSNHVNTNSQSKNTWPLDDQIQDNHGPVVIQPTFKKQEKSYTSEDLQENESSYVADKIETNEGPKVMALVSEMGNSTKDGGKKKLIYKSLSGIRLKRPVRLQMWLDIDRETFGSRTNPQCVHWSTLRGSGEWSRVGCHTEIDYDWSPYSDEPLLINCTCNHLSTFAVLVDEVDIEFIPEPSLLESVTSYTAFSISLPLLFITWLALCLMRGGAATVSNSIHKHLIFCVFMAELLYLIALKARTSLVQNEFVCKVLAMSLHYWWVCALAWCACEGWQVRRLVRELRDVNHAGLAAHLAAAYAAPAVILALAASHHQHQYGNALFCWVSCHEPVVWWVVIPAAVYAGAALVFLAGATRAAFTVRDHVIGFGNLRLLLGVSVVCVPLVVVSWASALLLGSEVGARRDALSAALAAAVAAHAAAAALGYIAFNIRVRDNLKRTVLRCLGKKVPLVDTSIIVSSSAQNLSQVNRSALAYHSSTEPGRQMRNIGISASSTTSRSTTKTSSSPYSRSDGQLRHTSTSTSNYNTSASDMPAYLRGFDSSLHTRKDDEGRRRRKAVTDGETTGETGEEATEATDSDSDGSARSLDLASSHSSDDDETSTRRSSHPPSANRDRATSGSAASYLPNITEGAPLAIQPRWPSHIREESNRPEMGRWSQETASDNEGNNGGMASPSPNPLPNPDLTSDVYQLSRHRMKPSILENVHDTYVASVDASRLPLDNRYGVMDDELMYGVLPTDTEKQMQYDPNYPISPTMYRLPGNPYGSKTYLPSRTSDYGFSPTKYLTGDPNVYGSRDFRDSGVSTREHDGYPPRDFRDSGIATMLKNDYQRKMEGHYGADYADRMSEGSDKHHDKYLFPYTADNQQQMGAPLASMGETSEKSTTEDDAETRV; encoded by the exons ATGGCAGCCAACATGATGCCAGCGTGGGTGTTCGCGGTGGTCGCCGTCCTAACCCTGGCGACCACTCGCGCCTACCTCATCCTCGTCCCCGACACCGCGCCGCCGGGACACGTGGTCATCGACGCCGCCGTCTACAAACTGGGCTCCGAAAGAAACTACAACATCGATGTCCACAGAACTGCCAACTTCGTACATCACATACTCAGAGTAAACAGAACCAGTGGCCTCGTCACTTTGAGGAAGAGGCTAAGATGTGACGGAGTGCTCTACCCAAACCTCTTCACCTTCTACGTAGACTCCACATCGGAACGCATCCGCGACATCGACTACTACAGCCTGCCCATCAGAATCCTGGTGACTGGCGAGGACTGCAGTAGGAGGCACGCTGAACTGTACGACATAGACTTCGATCGTGTCTACGACCAGAATGACGCAGCTTTACAGTACGaagaccaaccaatcagagataAAAGAGAAGCTGTATATCAAGAGAGTATAGACTGGAGGTTGTTAGAAGGAGAAGAATTAGTCTCTAGTCAATATAATGTCCTGTCCACGGCGTACCCGTGGTCGAACATAATGTTCGAGGACTTTGTAGCGAGAAATAAAAGTAGGAGGAAACGATCTCAAAACGTAATACCATTCGATATGGCCATAGATGTAAAAATAGCTGAAGCGAAGCAATGGATATCGGAAACATACGCGAGCTTCGCTATCCCGACTACGGATCGATGGCAAGGGATTTGTCTGAAGCAATCGCAGTTTGTGAATTCTCTTACAGCATTTTTACCTAGAACGGTTCAAAAGATGTGTAAAGTGCAGTTTTTGGATGTGAGTGATCCGAGGTTTATGATCGAAGCGAGTCAGGGCGATTTGGTCGCGAGTGGAGATATTTGTATACAGGAACCAATGTGGAAAGTGTCGATACTGTTTACGTTTAACtgtgagaaaataaatatagtggATTCGGATCATAGGCTGAAGATAGTGTATCATCACCAAGAGCTGAATGATACTGATATAGCGCGGCGGGTGAAGAGGGAGCTTCGGAACCAGTCTCCTTACTTCGAGCAGGCGTTGTACGTGGCGTCGGTGGCTGAGGAACAACCGCCGGGAGTCACTGTCACCACGGTCAGAGCTCG GGACCCAGAAAATAGTCCAGTCACGTATTCCATGTCCAGTCTACTGGATTCTCGGTCTGCTGGGATGTTTGCTGTGGACTCCAGAACTGGTGTGGTCACCACGCAGGCGAGGCTGGATAGGGAGAGGTTGGACGTCCACTATTTTAGAGTAGTCGCCCAGGATGACACCTTCCCGCCTCGAAGTGGGACTACGACTTTGCAG ATCAACGTACTGGACTGTAACGACCACTCGCCGGTGTTTGAGATGCAACAGTACGAGTCCTCAGTACGAGAGGGAGCCAGCCCAGGAACCACTGTCCTTACTCTCAAGGCCACCGACCAGGATATTGGGAAGAATGCTGAG GTGGAATATTCAATAGAAAGTGTGACAGCAGAGACCCTTAGCACAGAGGATACAAACGAGTCCATAGATAATTCAGAACAGATAGAAGCTCAAGATGTCTTCCGAATAGATGGAAGGAGTGGAGCCTTGCTGACCAGGTCTCCTCTTGACAGGGAGAAGGTGGCTCGGTATACTGTGATCGTGAAGGCTACTGATCAAGCCAGTCCTGTGTCTGATCGGCTGTCTAGCAC TGCAACAGTCCACGTGAACATCCTGGATGACAACGACAACTACCCGCAGTTCAGTGAGAAGACATACACCGTGACCGTTGATGAGGATATCAGCGCCAATGATAACCCCGTCATCGCTAGGATCAA GGCGACAGATGCAGACGTCGGAGCGAATGCAGCAATACGTTACGCGATTATTGGAGGGAACACACAAATGCAGTTTTCCATTGACAGTTTGAGCGGAGATGTGTCTCTGGTGAAGCCTCTGGATTACGAACAAGTTAGGAGCTACCGTCTGGTTATTAGAGCTCAAG ATGGAGGCAGTCCCTCTCGATCCAACACCACACAACTCCTGGTGAACGTGAAGGATGTGAATGACAATGCTCCCAGGTTCTACACCTCGCTGTTCCAAGAGTCTGTCAGCGAAAATGTTCCTGTTGGATACAGTATTGTTCGG GTCCAAGCTTATGATGCAGATGAGGGGATGAACGCGGAGATAACATACACTCTGATGGACAAGGAGTATAACAACAATAACGACCTTCCAATCAGCATCGACCCTCGATCCGGTTGGGTGTACACTTCATCACAGCTAGACAGGGAGGTGCAGGCGAAATATCAGTTGATG GTAACAGCAACCGACGGAGGCTCCCCATCCCGTTCAGCGACTGCCTCAGTAGTGGTAGTAGTGCAGGACGTCAATGACAACGACCCAGTGTTCTCACCACCTCAGTACGAAGTGGAGCTGGCTGAGGATGAGCCTCCCGGCACTCCTGTTGTCACTCTCACTGCTACTGATGCTGATGAAGATAATCG GTTACACTACGAAATAACAGGAGGCAATACTCGTGGCCGGTTCTCGATTACATCTCAGAATGGTCGCGGACTTATCACCGTGGCCCAACCCCTGGACTTCAAGCAGGAGAGACGCTACGTCCTTACAGTAACTGCCACGGATAGTGGTGGTAGAAGTGATACTGCTATGGTCCATATTAACATCACTGATGCCAATAACTACGCTCCTGTCTTTGAGAATGCTCCTTATACTGCTTCG GTATTCGAAGACGCTCCCGTCGGAACAACAGTTCTAGTAGTATCAGCAACAGACAGTGACGTTGGCGTGAACGCTCAGATCACCTACAGCCTGAGCTCTGAGATATCTAACGAAGCAGTCACTCATCACGACCAGGAGTTCGTCATCAACCCTCAAACTGGAGCTATAACTACCAATAAACTGCTGGATAGGGAGACTATGAGTG GATACCTATTAACTGTGACGGCTCGAGACGGTGGCGTGCCATCCCTATCAGACACCACAGATGTGGAAATATCAGTAGTAGACGTGAATGACAATGCGCCAGTCTTCAAACAACAGCTCTATACTGCTACCATCATGGAAGACGCTTTAGTTG GTACATCGGTAACACAAGTAAGTGCAACGGACGCAGACGTCGGTTTGAACGGGCGAGTCCATTACGAATTGGAGCCAAAAGATAGAGAAGAGGGGTCGTTTGTGGTGGACCCCGCGTCTGGAGTCATTCGGACCAATAAGGCGTTGGACAGGGAGTCTGTGGCGACGTATGACCTTAAGGCGTTGGCTATTGATGGGGGCACTCCACCACTAAGTTCTACT GTGATAGTCCACATAAAAGTGGAAGACATAAACGACTCCCCGCCAGTCTTCGAGAGCGACTGTCTGACCTTCTACATTCCAGAGAACAGCCCAATAGGCACCACCGTAGGGGAGATATACGCACACGATCCTGACGAGGGACCCAATGCTGTAGTGCATTATTCTATCAAAG GTGGCGACGACTCCAACAGCTTCTCCTTAGAAACGCGCCAAGGTTCCGACAAAGCTGAACTGGTGACCATGGTAGACCTGGACTATGAAAGCCCACGGAAGAAGTACGAGCTGATCATCCGAGCAGCCAGTCCACCATTGTGGAATGACGTCAGAGTGGAGATTCTGGTGACTGATGTCAATGACAACGCTCCTATGATGAAGGATTTCCAGATCATCTTCAATAACTACAAGGATTGCTTCCCTGTGGGACCTTTTGGTAGAGTCCCGGCGTATGATGCTGATGTTACTGATAAG CTACAATACCGCATACTGTCTGGTAACAATGCGAACCTGGTGCTGCTGAATGAGACCTCCGGGGAGATGACACTGTCGCCACAACTCAACACCAACGTCCCCAAGTTGGCCACCATGGAGATATCTGTCACGG ACGGAGTAAACGAAGTAAAAGCCATGATGCAGCTGCAGGTCCGTCTAATTACGGAGCAGATGCTGTTCAACTCCATCACCGTGCGCCTGAACGACATGACGGCTGAGCAGTTCCTGTCGCCACTGCTCGGGTTCTTCATCGATGGTCTCGCTGCTATCATACCGTGTCccaaggaaaatatttatatttttagtgttCAG GACGACACAGACGTAACAGGCAACATACTAAACGTATCGTTCTCCGCGCGGCGACCGGACGCAGAAGTGGGCGTGGCCGGCGATACGTCACCGTACTACTCACCCACACATCTAAGGGAACGAGTGTACTTACACAGAGCTACACTAGCCAGGCTCGCTACTGTGCAG GTCCTTCCATTCGACGACAACATCTGCGTCCACGAGCCGTGCCTGAACTACGAGGAGTGTCTGACGGTGCTGAAGTTCGGCAACGCGACCGGCTTCATCAACAGCGACTCCGTGCTCTTCCGACCGATATATCCTGTCACCACCTTCTCTTGCCAATGTCCTCATGGGTTTACTG GATCTCGAGAACACTACATGTGTGACACGGAGGTGGACCTGTGCTACTCCTCGCCCTGTATTAACAACGGAACCTGCGTCCGACGCGAGGGAGGGTATACTTGCGTATGCGCCGCTGGATATACTG GAGTAAACTGCGAAACGGTCCTCACATCAGCGACCTGTTCTTCTCAATCAGCGGTCTGCAGGAGTGGTTCCCAATGTGTCTCTGTGAGAGAAGGTGGCTTCGTCTGCCAGGGCTGTGCCATCGATGCTGACCACACCACGCCGCTCTGTGAACTCCGGGCTAGGAGCTTCCCTGCATCATCATTCTTGACTTTTCCAGGGTTGAAACGGAGGAATAGACTGCATTTGAAGTTGAA ATTCGCAACCCAATCTCCGAACGGTCTCCTCCTATACAACGGTCGATACAACGAGCGCCACGACTTCCTCGCGCTAGAGACCATCAGTACCGGCGCCGGAGTAGGGGGCGGGGCCGGGTTACGGTTCACGTTCGGTCTGGGAGGGGGGAAGGTCGACGTCACTGTCGCTGGCAACGTGGCTGATGGCAACTGGCATACTGTGGagattgattattataatagg acTGCTACTCTAATCCTGGATGACTGCGACAAAGCTCTGTCATTGGCTGGGGCAGCGGACTTCGGCATCAAGTACGCATGCGCTAACTTCACCAGAAAAGTCTTACCGCCACGATGTGAGATACCTACGGAGACTTGTCACAG ATTCCTAGACCTAACAGGCCCTCTCCAGCTCGGTGGTCTCCCAAACATCCCCAGCAGCTTTCAAGTCAAAAACAAGGACTTCCAAGGCTGTATATCAGATCTGTACATTGACCATAAGTTCGTGGACTTGAATAGTTTCGTAGCTGACAATGGAACATTAGCTGGATGTCCAGAAAAGAGGTCGCAGTGTAGCTCCGCTCCGTGCTATAATGGGGCTGAGTGTAAAGACCTTTGGGACACCTATCTCTGTGAATGCACTGAAGGTTATACTGGCAAGGATTGTGCTGATt CAACTCTTCCTCCGTGGCGGTTCAGTGGAGATGGCATGCTATCGTTCAACCCGCTCCTGCGGCCGATACAACTGCCGTGGCTCAACGCGCTCTCTCTCCGCACCAGGCAACAGGACGCCTTCCTCATGTCCATACAAGTTGGACAGAACAGCACTATACTGATTACT CTAAAATCCGGCAACCTCCACTACTCATACAACGGCGAATCAATGTTCCTACCAACCACGACACTATCGGACGGTCTTTGGCATCGGATCGAGATCAAATGGCTCGGCACCGATATCTCAGTCACCGTCGACTACGGACTCAGAACTGTCCTCCTGCCCATGCTAGCCAATAAGATCCAAGGACAGTATATTGGGAAGATCCTGATTGGTGGACCGGATAGCACGGCGGGGTTGTTAGCGTCTGAGGTTGGATACTTCGAAGGATGTATTCAG GATGTAAGAGTGGGAACAGCGCAGTCTCTCCTGAATAGACCAACAGTGCGAGAAAACGTAAGGGACGGGTGTCAATCACGAGCTGATTGTATGCTGTCCATCTGTCCACCCTAT AGCACCTGTGTATCATCCTGGGACAGTACGGAGTGCGTGTGCGCGGCGGGTCGCGTGGGCCCGCAGTGCGTGGCGGCCTGCGACCTGCGGCCCTGCGGGGACCACGCCAGCTGCAGCCAGGACGACACTGCCAAGGGATACTCCTGTACCTGCGAGGACGGGTATATGATGActt CGTCTGGCTGCGTGGAGGCGGGTGTGGAAGAATGTCCGGGCGGGTGGTGGGGCGGCGTGGCCGGCGTGTGCGGGCCGTGCGCCTGCGCCGGCCGCGGGTACCATCCGCACTGCCACGCCACCACCGGGGAGTGTCACTGCAAG GAAAACCACTACAAACCCGAAGGTTCAGAAGACTGTCTACCCTGCCAGTGCTACGCGGCGGGGTCAGTGAACTCTTCGTGTGAAGTACTGACTGGACAGTGTTACTGCCGCGCCGGGGTCATTGGCCGCGCCTGCGACTCCTGCGCCAATCTATACGCTGAAGTTGCACCTAATACTGGCTGTGAAG TGGTGTACGATGGATGTCCACGCTCCTTCTCGCACGGTGTATGGTGGCCGCGGACCAAATTCGGAATCGAAGCTGTCACTGACTGTCCAACTG GTACAAGTGGCAAAGCGACTCGTATGTGCGACGAAACGCAAGTGGTGCCCTGGCAGGAACCCGACATGTTCAACTGTACTACTTCCACATTCTACCAGCTGAGGAAACAG CTAAGCAAGATAGAATCCGGCGAGCTATCAGTGAACACATTCGTCGGCGTCCGCCTGGCCGCCGACCTGACCTCTGCCTGCGAACAAACTCCTCAGCTGTACGGCGCTGATGTACTGGTCGCCGAGGGAATACTCCTCGAGTTGTTACAGTATGAGATGAAGCAAGCTGGATTGAACCTTACGCATAGTCAGGATAAGGATTATGTTAGG AACGTAATAAAATCAGCGAACACGATCCTGAACGAGCAGTACACGAGGCAATGGTCCCGTGTCCGCGAGCTGACGGGCCACGGCATGGAACTCCTGCTGCAGAGGTTCGACAACTACATCGCAGTACTGGCTGAGAGCCAACACGACACTTATACCAGTCCCTTCGAAATTGTTACTAGTGATCTTG TGATCGGCGTCGACATAGTGACAGCAGAATCGATATACGGTTTCGAGCCGACTCAGCTAAATCGATACAACATCGATACCTACACGACCGAGCGAGTGGTTCTACCAGACACATCGTCCTTCATACATTCTCCCATACAAACTCCCATATACCATGCTAATGGGAAGATACATAAACATAGGAAACCTTCAAGTCCTACAGTTTCATTCCcgaagtataataattatgtcaaaagTAAGAACAAGTTTGATAAGTATACAAGGGTGTTGCTGCCATTAGATCTCCTTGGAATCACTAATAGTAATATTCAAG aaaaCCTCGAAACAAACTACGAGTCTCGCGCCGTGTTCTCCTACCTCCAGTACTCACGTAACACGTCACAAATGATGCCTCTTCGCATGGAcgagtcagtcagtcagcggTGGGGAGTCAACATTACCGTCGGCTCTCCCATCATACAGCTAGCGTTGTTTGTACCGGAGTACGTGTGGACTAAGGAGGCTAGTGAAGAGGATAATTCGCTTGAAAACAATTTGGAGGATATCGAAG GCATAGTCTACGCAAACAAGGGCAACCACCATCAAATGAGCAACCATGTCAACACAAACTCCCAGTCGAAAAACACGTGGCCACTTGATGACCAAATCCAAGACAATCACGGTCCAGTGGTCATACAACCAACGTTCAAAAAACAAGAGAAATCATACACAAGCGAAGATCTACAAGAGAACGAGTCTTCATACGTCGCAGACAAAATAGAAACTAACGAAGGACCTAAAGTGATGGCGCTAGTGTCGGAAATGGGCAATTCGACTAAGGACGGTGGTAAAAAGAAGTTGATCTACAAAAGCTTGAGTGGGATTCGGTTGAAGAGACCTGTCAGGCTGCAAATGTGGCTGGATATTGATCGGGAGACGTTTGGGTCTAGGACCAATCCTCAATGCGTGCACTGGTCTACCTTGAGAGG ATCTGGAGAATGGTCTCGAGTAGGTTGCCACACGGAGATCGACTACGACTGGTCTCCGTACTCCGACGAGCCGCTGCTCATCAACTGCACCTGCAACCATCTGTCCACCTTCGCTGTACTCGTTGATGAAGTGGATATTGAG TTTATCCCGGAACCATCACTCCTGGAATCAGTGACATCATACACAGCGTTCAGCATATCCCTGCCTCTACTCTTCATCACCTGGCTCGCTCTCTGCTTGATGCGGGGCGGCGCCGCCACCGTCTCCAACTCCATCCACAAGCATCTCATCTTCTGCGTGTTTATGGCGGAACTGCTGTACCTCATCGCTTTGAAGGCTAGGACTTCCTTGGTGCAGAATGAG TTCGTGTGCAAGGTGCTAGCGATGTCCTTGCACTACTGGTGGGTGTGCGCGCTGGCGTGGTGCGCGTGCGAGGGCTGGCAGGTGCGGCGCCTGGTGCGCGAGCTGCGCGACGTCAACCACGCCGGGCTGGCCGCGCACCTCGCCGCCGCCTACGCCGCGCCCGCCGTCATACTCGCGCTCGCCGCCTCGCATCATCAGCATCAGTATGGGAATGCGCTGTT TTGCTGGGTAAGCTGCCACGAGCCGGTGGTATGGTGGGTGGTGATACCGGCCGCGGTGTACGCGGGGGCCGCGCTGGTCTTCCTCGCCGGGGCCACGCGCGCCGCCTTCACTGTGCGAGACCATGTCATTGGATTCGGAAACCTAAG GCTCCTACTGGGAGTGAGCGTAGTGTGCGTGCCCCTGGTGGTGGTGTCGTGGGCGAGTGCCTTACTGCTGGGCAGCGAGGTGGGGGCGCGGCGGGACGCGCTCAGTGCCGCGCTGGCCGCCGCCGTCGCCGCACACGCTGCCGCGGCCGCGCTCGGGTACATCGCCTTCAATATACGCGTCAGGGATAATCTTAAGAG AACGGTACTAAGATGTTTAGGCAAGAAAGTACCTCTAGTCGACACTTCAATCATAGTCAGCAGCAGTGCTCAAAACTTATCACAAGTTAACAG GTCCGCCTTGGCATATCATAGTAGTACGGAGCCAGGACGTCAAATGAGAAATATAGGAATATCAGCATCATCTACCACTTCTAGATCTACTACTAAGACTAGTTCCAGTCCTTATAG TCGCAGTGATGGACAACTTCGACACACAAGTACTTCAACATCCAACTACAACACGAGTGCGAGTGACATGCCTGCGTACTTGAGAGGGTTCGATTCCTCCCTTCATACTAGGAAAGATG ACGAGGGTCGTCGTCGTCGCAAAGCGGTGACGGATGGTGAAACGACAGGAGAGACCGGCGAGGAAGCCACAGAGGCTACTGACAGTGACAGTGATGGTAGCGCCAGGAGTCTGGACCTGGCCTCCAGCCACTCCTCTGATGATGACGAGACCAGCACTCGAAGATCTAGTCACCCACCTTCAGCTAACA GAGACCGAGCAACCAGCGGTAGTGCTGCGAGCTATTTACCGAATATTACAGAGGGAGCACCTCTAGCCATCCAACCAAGGTGGCCGTCACATATACGAGAAG AATCAAACCGACCAGAAATGGGTAGATGGTCACAAGAGACAGCGTCGGACAACGAAGGTAACAATGGGGGCATGGCGTCTCCATCTCCCAATCCACTGCCCAACCCGGACCTGACGTCAGACGTGTACCAGCTCAGCAGACATCGGATGAAGCCTTCCATACTTGAGAACGTGCACGATACCTACGTCGCTAGTGTCGACGCGTCTAGATTGCCGCTTGATAATAG ATACGGTGTAATGGACGACGAACTAATGTACGGGGTGCTACCAACGGACACGGAGAAACAAATGCAATACGATCCCAACTACCCCATATCACCGACCATGTACAGGCTGCCAGGCAACCCTTACGGGTCCAAAACCTACCTCCCTTCAAGAACATCAGACTATGGCTTCAGCCCCACTAAATATCTAACAGGCGACCCCAACGTCTATGGGTCTAGGGACTTCAGAGACTCTGGAGTGTCCACCAGAGAACACGATGGTTACCCGCCGCGGGATTTTCGGGATTCTGGCATAGCCACCATGCTAAAGAATGACTATCAAAGGAAGATGGAGGGTCATTACGGTGCGGATTATGCCGACAGAATGTCTGAAGGATCAGATAAGCACcatgacaaatatttgttcCCGTATACAG CTGATAATCAACAGCAGATGGGGGCGCCACTAGCGAGTATGGGCGAGACTAGCGA GAAATCTACTACTGAAGACGATGCAGAAACGAGAGTGTGA